The following is a genomic window from Helicobacter sp. NHP19-003.
GGCTGGAGCAAGAGAAAATCCAGCGAGAACATACAGAATTGCAAGCCCAAATCGCCTATTTGCAAGGCATTTTAGAACACGCCGACAAATTAAACGCCTTGATTAAAGAGGAACTTTTAGAGGTCAAAGAGAAATTTAGCACCCCACGAAAAACCCAAATTGAAGAAGATTACGAGGGCTTAAGTGCTGAGGATTTGATCGCCCATGAGGACATGGTCGTTACAGTGAGCCACAGAGGCTATGTCAAACGCATGCCCTTAAAAGTCTATGAGCAACAAAAAAGAGGCGGTAAGGGCAAAATCTCGGGCAACACGCATGAGGACGACTTCATTGAGTTTTTCTTCAGCGCCAACACCCACGACACGATTTTATTTGTAACAAACATGGGGCAACTTTATTGGCTTAAAGTCTATCGCATCCCTGAAATGGGGCGCGGTGCCATCGGCAAGGCTTTAGTCAATCTTATAGACCTACAGCCCGGGGAGAGCATCAAAGCGACTCTCTCTACCGCCGACTTTAGCCCCGATAAATCCCTCGTCTTTTTCACCAAAAAGGGCTTGATTAAACGCACAAATTTAAGCGCCTTTGGGCGTGTTAGGGGCGGGGTGCGGGCGATTGTGCTTGATGAGGACGATGCGCTCGTTACGGCACAAATTTTAAACTCCAACACGCAAGAGTTGTTCATGGCAAGCTCTAAGGGGTTTTGTATCCGCTTTGGCGTAGAGGGGGTTAGGGAGATCGGACGGGTGGCTAGAGGGGTCATTGGCATGCGCCTAAGAGCCGGCGATGAGGTGATCGGGGGGGGCGTGATCTCTAGCGAGCAAGAAAAATTACTCAGTGTGAGCTCTAAGGGCATGGGCAAGCAAACTTTGGCGGGGGCTTACCGCTTGCAAGGGCGGGGCGGTATGGGTGTGATTGCCATGAAAATCACCCAAAAAACAGGCGACTTGGTCGGCATTGTGAGCGTGGATGAGAGCCAAGATTTAATGCTTTTAACCAAGAGCGGTAAGATGATTCGCATGCCCATGGACAGCATTAGAGAAACGGGGCGCAACGCCAGCGGTGTGAAACTTGTGAGCGTGGAGGGCGATGGTGTGGTTTATACGAACACTTGCCCGAAAGAAAATGAAGTGGAATAGAGTTTTTTTCTGTCTATTTGTTTTGACTAGGCTGTGTGTGGGGGAAGAGTTTATCCTCTCTTACCGCATACAAACACACAACGGCATCGCCACAAACGAGGCATTTGGGCTAAGCCATGCGCTCAAAAAACACCCCCACAACGCCAGCTACACTTGCGATATCCCCGTGAGTGAGCCCAAATTAAGCCCCCCCCAAAAGCCTTATTTGCTAGACATTTTACTCAAGAGCTACCAAAATGCGGTCGTGGATTGTCTGTATAAAAGTGGTGTTTGGGTGCAAGCCAGCGGTTTTAACAGCCGACTACAAAACCAAAACCAAGCCAGCCTAGACATACACACCCCGGCGCGCGTGCATTTAGAGGGGGGGCTGTTGGTGCTAGAAATTTATGAGAAGGGAGAAAAATGAAAATCGCCATTGTGGAAGACGACATCAACATGCGCAAGAGTTTGGAGCTCTTTTTTAGCGACCACGAGGACTTGGAAGTCATCGCCTTTAAAAGCCCTAAAGATGCGCTCAAATCCATTGATGAAAGCTTTGAGCTCATCATCACGGACATCAACATGCCCCAAATGGACGGACTAGAATTTTTACGCAAACTAGAGGGGCGTTTTGAGGCGATTGTGATCACGGGCAACGCCACGCTGAATAAGGCCATCGAGTCGATCCGCTTAGGAGTGAAAGACTTTTTCCAAAAGCCCTTCAAGCCCGAATTGCTTTTAGAGTCCATTTACCGCAGCAAGAAAGTCCTAGAGTTTCATAAAATCCACCCCGTGAATAAAGCTTGCAAAAAAGAATTTTTCATCGCCACTTCGCAGGCTCTAGAGGTGGTCAAAAAGCAAGCCCTGAAAGCAGCCATCACCGATGCGAGCGTGTTTTTACAAGGCCCTAGCGGGGTGGGCAAAGAGGTTTTTGCCCACTTTATCCACGAGAACTCCAAACGCAAGGGCGCGCCCTTTGTGGCGATCAACATGGCAGCGATCCCCGAGCATTTACTAGAATCCGAGCTCTTTGGCTATGAAAAGGGGGCTTTCACAGATGCCACGAGTGCGAAAGCGGGCTTATTTGAGAGTGCACACAAGGGGAGCGTGTTTTTAGATGAAATCAGCGAAATGCCCCTAAAGTTACAAAGCAAGCTCTTAAGGGCGATCCAAGAAAAAGAGATTGTGCGCCTAGGCAGCCACAAGCCCATTAAAATCGATGTGCGCTTCATCTCTGCCACAAACACGCAAATTCAAGAGAAAATCCAGGCCAAAGAATTTAGAGAGGATTTATTTTTTAGGCTACACACCATCCCCCTTAAAATCCCCCCCCTAAAAGAACGCAAGGAAGAGATTTTGCCCTTAGCCGAGTGGAAGTTGCAAGAAGTGTTGTGCGCCTATGATTTGGGCACAAAAAGCTTTAGCGCACAAGCCAAAGAGTGCCTGCTGAGTTACACATGGCATGGCAATATTAGAGAATTACTCTCTGTAGTAGAGCGGGCGGCGATTTTGAGTGAGGGGGCACAAATCAGCGAAAAAGATTTATTTTTAGAGCGGAGTTAGCGTTTTTGTGTTAAGGTGGAGACTCATTTGATAAGGAGAAGTCATGGAATTTGTTGCCTTGAATCACCAAGTGAAAATGCCCCTGTTGGGTTTGGGGGTGTTTCAAATCCCCGATACAGAGTGTGAAAAAGTCGTTTTAGAGGCGATTGCTAAGGGTTACCGCTTGATCGACACCGCCCAAATGTATGGCAATGAGGCGGGCGTGGGGCGAGCGGTCAATAAAACCAGTGTCCCCCGTGAAGAGTTATTCATCACCACGAAGGTTTGGTTTAGCAACGCCGGTGAGCAGAGGGCTAGGGCATCTGTGGAAAAATCCTTGCAAAAAATGGGCTTAGATTATTTAGATTTGGTGTTGGTGCATCAGCCCTTCAACGACTACTACGGCACTTACCGCGCCCTAGAGGCCATGCATCAAGAGGGCAAAATCCGCACAATCGGGGTGAGTAACTTCTACCCCGATCGCCTAGCCGACATGCTCGCCTTCCATCAAATCCCCCCCGTTGTCAATCAAATTGAAATGCACCCCTTTTTCCAAAGGCAGCACGATTTAGAGTTCATGCAAGAGCATAAAGTGCAACCCCAAGCGTGGTCGCCCTTTGCTGAGGGGCAAAAGGACATTTTTAACCACCCCGTGTTGCAAAAGATCGCCCATAAACACCACAAAAGCCCCGCCCAAGTGATCTTGCGCTGGATCACACAAAAGGGCGTTGTGGCTTTGTTTAAGTCGGCTAAGATCGAGCGGATCACAGAGAACGCCCAAATCTTTGACTTCCATTTAGATACAGAGGATTTCGCCCAAATCGCCACAATGGACACAAGACAGAGCGTGTTTTTAGACCACAGAACGCCCCAAGGGCTAGAATATTTGAGGACCATTCCCTTCAACGCTTAAGAAAGGCTATCATGATTTACAAAAACACTTTAGACTTGATCGGCAACACCCCTGTTTTAAAGACCAGCAAACTTTTAGAAGAGGGGGCAGGGGATTTGTATGTCAAATTAGAGAAGTTTAACCCCGGGGGGAGTGTGAAAGATCGGGCAGCATGGGGCATGATCGAGCAAGCCGAGAAAAACGGCTGGCTTACAGAGGGCATGACCATCGTTGAGCCTACAAGCGGCAACACGGGGATCGCCCTAGCCTTGATTGGCTTACTTAAAGGCTACAAAGTCATCATCGTTATGCCTGACACCATGAGCATTGAGCGGCGTGCGCTCATTAAGGCGTATGGAGCCGAGTTGGTGTTGACCCCGGGGTCTTTAGGCACAAAGGGAGCGATCGATAAAGCTTTGGAGATCGGCGCAAATCCCGGGCATTTCATCCCCCAGCAATTTGAGAACCCGGCTAACCCCAACAAGCACTACAGCACCACCGCCGAAGAGATTTTATGGGACTTGCCTGAGGTGGATGCCGTGGTTTTGGGCGTGGGTACAGGGGGGACAATCGCGGGCGTGGGGCGCAAGTTTAAAGAGAACGGACATAAGGCAAAGATCATCGCTGTAGAGCCGGCACAATCGCCCATTTTAGGAGGAGGACAGCACAGCCCCCATAAAATCCAGGGAATTGGCGTGGGTTTTATCCCGGGCAATTACGATGCAAGTGTGGTGGATGAGGTGATCGCGGTCGATGAAAAGGATGCGATCCACACAGCACGGCTCTTTGGGCAAAAAGAGGGGATTTTAGTGGGGATTTCCTCAGGGGCGGCGATCTTTGCTG
Proteins encoded in this region:
- a CDS encoding sigma-54-dependent transcriptional regulator; the encoded protein is MKIAIVEDDINMRKSLELFFSDHEDLEVIAFKSPKDALKSIDESFELIITDINMPQMDGLEFLRKLEGRFEAIVITGNATLNKAIESIRLGVKDFFQKPFKPELLLESIYRSKKVLEFHKIHPVNKACKKEFFIATSQALEVVKKQALKAAITDASVFLQGPSGVGKEVFAHFIHENSKRKGAPFVAINMAAIPEHLLESELFGYEKGAFTDATSAKAGLFESAHKGSVFLDEISEMPLKLQSKLLRAIQEKEIVRLGSHKPIKIDVRFISATNTQIQEKIQAKEFREDLFFRLHTIPLKIPPLKERKEEILPLAEWKLQEVLCAYDLGTKSFSAQAKECLLSYTWHGNIRELLSVVERAAILSEGAQISEKDLFLERS
- a CDS encoding aldo/keto reductase; its protein translation is MEFVALNHQVKMPLLGLGVFQIPDTECEKVVLEAIAKGYRLIDTAQMYGNEAGVGRAVNKTSVPREELFITTKVWFSNAGEQRARASVEKSLQKMGLDYLDLVLVHQPFNDYYGTYRALEAMHQEGKIRTIGVSNFYPDRLADMLAFHQIPPVVNQIEMHPFFQRQHDLEFMQEHKVQPQAWSPFAEGQKDIFNHPVLQKIAHKHHKSPAQVILRWITQKGVVALFKSAKIERITENAQIFDFHLDTEDFAQIATMDTRQSVFLDHRTPQGLEYLRTIPFNA
- the cysK gene encoding cysteine synthase A, with the translated sequence MIYKNTLDLIGNTPVLKTSKLLEEGAGDLYVKLEKFNPGGSVKDRAAWGMIEQAEKNGWLTEGMTIVEPTSGNTGIALALIGLLKGYKVIIVMPDTMSIERRALIKAYGAELVLTPGSLGTKGAIDKALEIGANPGHFIPQQFENPANPNKHYSTTAEEILWDLPEVDAVVLGVGTGGTIAGVGRKFKENGHKAKIIAVEPAQSPILGGGQHSPHKIQGIGVGFIPGNYDASVVDEVIAVDEKDAIHTARLFGQKEGILVGISSGAAIFAGMQVARKLGQGKSVVALAADGGEKYMSTGLYDD